TTATGCCTGCTGGTCCTTTCACCATGACGGTCGAATACACGCAGGATACTTTCTGTGTAAGGGATCAGCTGATCTGCTTCCAGGAATTCAAAAGCTACTTTCGCGAGATAAGGTTGTGCACCTAATCCGCCACCTACCAATACTTTGAAGCCACGAACTTCTTTACCATCTATGATGCGGATCTTAGGGATCACACCGAGGTCGTGCATGAAAGAGAAGGCAGTATCCCTGTCGCTGGAAGAGTAAGAGATCTTGAACTTACGGCCCATATCCTGGCAAACGGGGTTGCGGAGGAAATAACGGAAGGCGGCATCCGCATATGGCGTGATGTCAAATGGTTCTTCCGGATCTATTCCTGCTTTATCAGAAGCGGTGATATTCCTCACGGTGTTACCGCAGGCTTCGCGTAAAGTGATATCGTCTATTTCGAGTTTCGCCCAGAGTTCAGGAGTTTTGTCCAGGGAAACAAAGTGGATCTGTATATCCTGACGGGTGGTCAGGTGGAGGTTCCCGGTGGAGTATTCATCCGAGATGTCAGCAATACGTTTCCATTGCTGTAAAGTCATTTTACCATAAGGAAGTTTGATGCGCACCATTTGCACACCTTGCTGGCGTTGTCCGTAAACGCCACGGGCTAAACGCAGGCTGCGAAATTTCTCGTCAGACATCTTTCCTTCTCTAAACAGCCTGATCTTTTGCTCCAGTTCGATGATGTCCTTTTCTACAATCGGATTTTCCAGTTCAGTTCTGAAACTTTGCATGATAATTGAATTGCTCGTGATAAAATGTATTCATATAACGTGCGGCAAATGCCTAAAAAAACAAAACCTCCGTTGGCATATCGGAGGCTTAAACTTGTATGATTCTGAAAACAGATACTTCATATGTATAAACCTCCTAGTCCGTTGAGTGAGCCCAACAGCACATGCACATATTCAAACCCATTGATACTTGATTACCCATATTCCTATAGATTTTGTAGAGTAATACAAAGATATAGGTCCCGTGACGAATGGCAAAACTTTTTTTAATAAAAAAGGGGGGTATAAATTAGAAATTTTCGAAAGGTGGGTTGCGGCGGGGTGTTTTTGGAGGGTGGAGGTTTCGCGTGGCTGCTGAAAAGGCGGCTGGCTGGGGCAGGAAGTTCTGCTGAGGGGGCTTCTGAATGCGGCAGGAACTTCTGCAGAGGAGGCTTTTGCAGGAGATCAACGGCTTCTGTATGCAGCAGGAAGTTCTGTGGAGGAGACTTTTGCATGCGGTAGTTTCGCGTTACCTTTGCGGCGGCGAAAAACGACTATATGATCAATACCGTGATTTTTGATATGGATGGCCTGCTGATTGACTCGGAACCTCTTTGGGGCCTGGCCATGCGGGAGGTGTTTTCAACAGTAGGGGTAGAGCTTTCGGCTGAACTGGCCAGCCATACTACCGGCCTGAGAACCAAGGAAGTAGTAAGCTACTGGCACAATTATTTCAAGTGGGATGCCAAAAGTGCTGAGCAGGTGACGGATGAGATCATCGAAGGTGTGACGGCCAAAATCCTCCGGGAGGGCCGGGCCATGGAAGGACTTCATTATATACTGGACTTCTTTGCACAACGGAATTTCAAAATGGGGTTGGCCTCCTCCTCTCCTATGCGGCTGATCCAGTCGGTTTTAGACCATTTGCAGATCGGGTCTTCCCTGCATGCGGTGGTTTCTGCAGAATTTGAGCCTTACGGCAAACCCCATCCGGCAGTTTACCTTTCCTGCGCGGAGAAATTGAACAGTTCCCCGCT
This DNA window, taken from Chitinophaga niabensis, encodes the following:
- the hxpB gene encoding hexitol phosphatase HxpB → MINTVIFDMDGLLIDSEPLWGLAMREVFSTVGVELSAELASHTTGLRTKEVVSYWHNYFKWDAKSAEQVTDEIIEGVTAKILREGRAMEGLHYILDFFAQRNFKMGLASSSPMRLIQSVLDHLQIGSSLHAVVSAEFEPYGKPHPAVYLSCAEKLNSSPLECVAFEDSVTGMIAAKAARMKVVVVPEVHRREEKKFVLADLKLDSLLEFDQGKLELL